From one Caldithrix abyssi DSM 13497 genomic stretch:
- a CDS encoding tetratricopeptide repeat protein, with protein MPDIGFNDNVVVGKRIFHVQTATNKAKGVVRCEIFEKGRLITAQTFHYERRKSEQAQTAEDHVKNFVKDVHQATIDEIHFLFKVADRINKAPNVNALLKLGTLFLKHNLISDAIRTFKKVLEIDPKCNRALILLASTYTKLNRNDEAINLLNRVVKSGYNYADVFNQLALAYSNKHNHVKALNYYQEALRINPNYGEAQYNTAITYLESILTQKESSYLPPPSIRIDRARQLLRKVKNSNPLFTDEQYLAIEQSIDRSEFEEAIRLLVNLRERLFPQDTSSLISTSFYLKFMYDGVNLTEREIKQYEQELKEAIKVRPEYADLWNSLGVVHLIQCRNLFLQALNEFDRALEINPSYEKAMKNKKLVENDGKEFLILLRAILK; from the coding sequence ATGCCTGATATTGGCTTCAATGATAATGTGGTTGTCGGAAAAAGAATATTTCATGTGCAAACCGCGACCAATAAGGCAAAGGGAGTGGTGCGCTGTGAAATATTTGAGAAAGGACGGTTGATTACAGCCCAGACTTTCCACTACGAGCGTCGTAAGTCGGAGCAGGCGCAAACAGCGGAAGACCACGTTAAAAATTTTGTTAAAGACGTACACCAGGCTACCATCGATGAAATTCACTTCCTTTTCAAGGTAGCCGATCGTATCAATAAAGCGCCCAATGTTAACGCCTTGCTTAAACTGGGCACCCTGTTTTTAAAACACAACCTCATCTCCGACGCCATTCGTACCTTCAAAAAGGTGCTGGAGATCGATCCGAAATGCAATCGCGCTTTAATTTTACTGGCCTCTACCTACACCAAACTCAACAGAAACGACGAGGCCATTAATCTTTTAAACCGTGTGGTAAAATCCGGCTACAATTATGCGGACGTTTTTAATCAACTGGCCCTTGCCTACTCTAACAAACACAACCATGTTAAGGCCTTGAATTATTATCAGGAAGCTTTGCGCATCAACCCCAATTACGGCGAAGCCCAGTACAACACGGCCATAACCTATCTGGAAAGTATTCTTACGCAAAAAGAAAGTTCGTATTTGCCTCCGCCTTCGATTCGAATCGACCGGGCGCGGCAACTGTTGCGCAAAGTGAAAAATTCCAATCCTTTGTTTACGGACGAGCAATATCTGGCCATTGAGCAAAGTATAGATCGTTCGGAGTTTGAGGAAGCCATCCGTTTACTGGTAAATCTGCGTGAACGCTTGTTCCCGCAAGATACCAGCAGTTTAATCAGCACCAGCTTTTATTTGAAATTTATGTACGACGGCGTAAACCTGACAGAGCGGGAAATTAAACAGTATGAACAGGAGCTCAAAGAAGCGATAAAAGTTAGGCCCGAATATGCCGATTTGTGGAACAGTCTTGGCGTTGTCCATCTTATTCAATGCCGGAATTTATTTTTGCAGGCTTTAAATGAATTTGATCGCGCGCTGGAAATTAATCCTTCATACGAAAAAGCCATGAAAAATAAAAAATTAGTTGAAAACGACGGTAAAGAGTTTTTGATTTTATTAAGAGCGATTTTAAAATGA
- a CDS encoding GAF domain-containing protein codes for MGNMLKTLWKVPVVKHAIKNKILQQSHTVFNKMVKDYLEGAPNIDKAKNFVALLRELVYPFKNDIHVLWNSNGNANAWRDLTESLNYVIKNSVRLKMMIDRQLVLKLKPINKFIVPPEGLAIDEAFAFKLGQNDYFLFTHHSNDDFIRQIFKNFYYQFYVMAIALNAGLEKKRLTDQIQRLKNQLLESTEKISEVEKNLKKRMHEIDQIFQVSNELFTIHDREGLINTALLTLVGQLGCDRAFILLKNKDGETFSDFYSKGFGSEQNVYKLENSDALARYFESGGEILYTDEMKFKGEAADLIPFFKETGARMVAPVMANKKLIGIMACGEKLFGGDYDLIDKRIFKVLSNTINLAFTNLQVYEQVASESFVDKNTGLANKKYFEQRVQEEKSLMLRQNSTLGLLVMRFKNADEIFNHLEEHQINRLDRIVIQRISPVVRTEDFLALIESGKYALLMPGITDETIHIAMNRFKEKMASLTLPDEFHLKEIEFEFEFAIFPDQEEAFEEKVIQLLGKKEEKTENGEDFFTDLDFNV; via the coding sequence ATGGGAAATATGCTTAAAACATTGTGGAAAGTTCCTGTAGTCAAACATGCTATTAAAAACAAAATCTTACAACAAAGTCATACGGTTTTTAATAAAATGGTCAAAGACTACTTAGAGGGCGCACCGAACATCGATAAAGCAAAAAATTTTGTCGCTCTTTTAAGAGAGCTGGTCTATCCCTTTAAAAACGACATCCATGTTTTGTGGAATTCAAACGGAAACGCCAATGCCTGGCGCGATCTTACAGAATCATTAAACTACGTGATCAAAAATAGCGTACGATTAAAAATGATGATCGATCGCCAACTGGTTTTAAAATTAAAACCGATCAATAAATTCATCGTCCCGCCGGAAGGTCTGGCAATCGACGAAGCCTTCGCCTTTAAGCTGGGGCAGAACGATTACTTTCTTTTTACGCATCACTCCAACGACGACTTTATCCGCCAGATTTTTAAGAATTTTTATTATCAATTCTACGTAATGGCCATCGCCTTAAACGCCGGCCTGGAAAAGAAACGGTTAACCGATCAAATTCAACGACTCAAAAACCAATTGCTGGAATCAACTGAAAAAATCTCGGAAGTGGAAAAAAACCTGAAAAAACGCATGCACGAAATCGATCAGATTTTTCAGGTTAGCAATGAGCTATTTACCATCCATGATCGGGAGGGACTGATCAATACGGCCCTTTTAACGCTGGTCGGGCAATTAGGTTGTGATCGCGCCTTTATTCTATTAAAAAACAAAGATGGCGAAACCTTTAGCGATTTTTATTCAAAAGGATTTGGCAGTGAACAAAACGTTTATAAGTTAGAAAACTCGGATGCCCTGGCTCGCTATTTTGAAAGCGGCGGAGAAATTCTTTATACCGATGAAATGAAATTTAAAGGCGAAGCGGCAGATTTAATTCCCTTTTTTAAAGAAACAGGCGCGCGCATGGTGGCTCCGGTGATGGCCAACAAGAAATTGATAGGGATTATGGCCTGCGGCGAAAAATTGTTCGGCGGCGACTACGATTTAATTGATAAGCGGATTTTTAAGGTGTTGAGTAACACCATCAATCTGGCCTTTACCAATTTACAGGTTTATGAACAGGTGGCCAGCGAAAGCTTTGTCGATAAAAATACCGGCCTCGCCAATAAAAAATATTTTGAGCAGCGCGTGCAGGAAGAAAAAAGTTTGATGCTGCGTCAGAACAGCACGCTGGGCCTGTTGGTCATGCGGTTTAAAAATGCAGACGAAATTTTCAACCATCTGGAAGAACATCAAATCAATCGTCTGGATCGGATTGTAATTCAGCGCATCAGTCCGGTGGTGCGAACCGAGGATTTTTTAGCTTTGATTGAAAGCGGAAAATACGCCCTTTTAATGCCTGGCATTACGGACGAAACCATTCACATTGCCATGAATCGTTTTAAGGAAAAAATGGCTTCGCTCACTTTACCGGATGAATTTCATCTTAAAGAGATCGAATTTGAGTTTGAATTTGCCATATTCCCTGATCAGGAAGAAGCATTTGAAGAAAAGGTAATCCAATTGTTGGGGAAAAAAGAAGAAAAAACAGAAAATGGGGAAGACTTTTTTACAGATCTTGATTTTAACGTGTAA
- a CDS encoding sigma-54 interaction domain-containing protein: MIRVFIFEPSSEREALLNKQLKGSNVRYQLFKEFDELQAALEENAHRLVLLDVDFLKEDLLEILPNLSIQFPQSTLIGFSAKPKHQLWPIILQHKIFVIPLGEKLIFDLPALISQYAQQAIETPEETAPDKEIRFIGQSKSIQDILHKIEYIAVSDIHVLITGETGSGKTVLAKLIHQKSARKRYPFFHINCAAIPDQLLEAELFGFKKGAFTGAVRDTPGKFKAAGKGTILLDEIGEMPVHLQAKILRVLDEGLYFPVGAVKTEKVSARIIAATNKNIEEEIANKKFRKDLYYRLNTIEIHIPPLRQRKEDISQLFDFYLDNYVKKYNIKKPAVQPNVYEVLKQYHWPGNIRELQNVVETIMYMKPQQITLSMLPQKIFNKMSATLIKAGSEHWTLEELKREYARYIYNLTGKNKAKSARVLGVDIKTFRKLINQV, from the coding sequence ATGATTCGAGTTTTTATTTTTGAACCTTCGTCAGAGCGCGAGGCGCTGCTGAACAAACAATTAAAAGGTTCAAATGTGCGCTATCAGTTGTTCAAAGAATTTGATGAACTGCAAGCCGCACTGGAAGAAAATGCGCATCGCCTGGTTTTGTTAGATGTCGATTTTCTTAAAGAGGATTTGCTGGAAATTTTACCGAATCTTTCCATTCAGTTCCCGCAGTCCACTTTAATCGGTTTTAGCGCAAAACCCAAACACCAGCTATGGCCCATAATATTGCAGCACAAAATCTTTGTCATTCCCCTGGGCGAAAAACTCATTTTTGACCTGCCCGCTTTGATAAGCCAGTATGCCCAACAGGCGATTGAAACGCCGGAAGAAACGGCCCCGGACAAAGAAATCCGTTTTATCGGGCAATCAAAATCCATACAGGACATCCTCCATAAGATCGAATACATTGCCGTAAGCGATATCCACGTTTTGATAACCGGAGAAACCGGTAGCGGAAAAACCGTGCTGGCCAAGTTGATTCATCAGAAATCAGCAAGAAAACGATATCCCTTTTTCCACATTAATTGCGCCGCCATTCCCGATCAATTACTGGAGGCGGAGTTATTCGGCTTTAAAAAAGGCGCGTTTACCGGCGCTGTGCGCGATACGCCCGGCAAGTTCAAAGCCGCTGGCAAGGGCACCATTTTGCTCGACGAAATCGGTGAAATGCCCGTCCATTTACAGGCCAAAATTTTAAGAGTGCTGGACGAAGGTTTGTATTTTCCGGTGGGAGCGGTTAAAACAGAAAAAGTTTCGGCGCGTATTATTGCCGCAACCAATAAAAATATTGAAGAAGAGATTGCCAACAAAAAGTTCAGGAAAGATTTGTATTATCGCTTAAACACCATCGAAATACACATTCCGCCCCTGCGCCAACGTAAAGAAGATATTTCGCAACTTTTTGATTTTTATCTTGATAATTACGTAAAAAAATACAATATTAAAAAACCAGCGGTTCAGCCGAATGTTTATGAGGTCCTGAAACAATATCACTGGCCGGGAAATATAAGGGAGCTGCAAAACGTTGTGGAAACCATAATGTATATGAAACCTCAGCAAATTACCCTGTCCATGTTGCCTCAAAAAATTTTTAATAAGATGTCGGCAACGCTGATCAAGGCAGGAAGCGAACACTGGACACTGGAAGAGCTAAAGCGAGAATACGCGCGTTACATTTACAATTTAACGGGCAAAAATAAAGCAAAAAGCGCCAGAGTGCTTGGCGTGGATATCAAAACATTCAGAAAGCTGATCAATCAGGTTTAA
- a CDS encoding peptidylprolyl isomerase, producing MKRIQLFILLMLAIVGVVFPQQLVESIEAIVDKEIILRSEVEQFTQNYIVQNRLNIRPGSEEYNRLRKQMLESLIEQKLLLAKAEADTVKVDDQMLDQRVEERIKYMIQQVGSQDKLEEIFGNSLSQIRKDTRKLIKEQMLVEQVRAMRFRDVKISRREVEEFYKTYKDSLPVRPATVDISHILKVVRPSEEAQLKAYRKAEMILEKLKNGEDFQKLAKLYSEDPASARRGGDLGFTQRGDLVPEYEAVAFNLKDGEISGIVQTQFGFHIIQLIERRGERIHTRHILIQVKPTAEDEKRVVQELKEIRQKILDGADFSEMALKYSDDENVTKDKGHLGTFELDKLQIPQFRQVLATMKPGDISEPFKTDYGYHIVKLNAMQEAHRFTLENDWEQIEQMALNFKMQKEYQKWLEKLKKEIFIKINES from the coding sequence ATGAAGCGAATACAGTTATTCATTTTATTGATGCTCGCCATAGTCGGCGTGGTTTTTCCACAGCAATTGGTGGAAAGCATCGAAGCGATTGTGGATAAAGAGATCATTTTACGTTCGGAAGTGGAACAGTTCACGCAAAACTACATTGTGCAAAACCGTCTGAACATTCGGCCGGGATCGGAGGAATACAATCGGTTGCGCAAGCAGATGCTTGAAAGCCTGATCGAACAAAAACTGCTGCTGGCCAAAGCCGAAGCCGACACGGTGAAAGTCGATGACCAGATGCTCGACCAGCGCGTGGAAGAACGCATTAAATACATGATTCAACAGGTTGGCTCGCAGGATAAGCTGGAAGAGATTTTTGGCAATTCCCTCAGTCAGATCCGTAAAGATACACGCAAGTTAATCAAAGAGCAAATGCTGGTGGAACAGGTGCGCGCCATGCGTTTCCGCGACGTTAAAATATCGCGTCGTGAAGTGGAAGAATTTTACAAAACCTACAAAGACAGTTTGCCCGTTCGACCGGCCACCGTTGACATCAGCCATATTTTAAAAGTAGTACGGCCCTCGGAAGAGGCGCAGTTGAAGGCCTATCGCAAAGCGGAAATGATCCTTGAAAAATTAAAAAATGGCGAGGACTTTCAGAAGCTGGCCAAACTTTATTCAGAAGACCCTGCCTCAGCGCGCCGTGGCGGCGACCTGGGCTTTACGCAGCGGGGCGATCTTGTTCCCGAATATGAAGCGGTGGCCTTTAATTTAAAAGACGGCGAAATCTCCGGAATTGTGCAGACCCAGTTTGGTTTTCACATCATCCAGCTCATCGAACGGCGCGGCGAACGCATCCATACGCGGCATATTTTAATACAGGTAAAACCAACCGCCGAAGATGAAAAACGCGTGGTGCAGGAATTAAAAGAAATTCGCCAGAAAATATTAGACGGCGCCGATTTTTCGGAAATGGCGCTTAAGTACTCGGACGACGAAAATGTTACCAAAGACAAAGGCCACCTTGGCACGTTTGAACTGGACAAATTGCAAATCCCGCAATTTCGACAGGTGCTGGCAACCATGAAACCGGGCGACATTAGCGAGCCTTTTAAAACCGATTACGGCTATCATATTGTAAAACTCAATGCTATGCAAGAGGCCCACCGCTTCACTCTGGAAAACGACTGGGAGCAAATCGAGCAAATGGCCTTAAATTTTAAAATGCAAAAAGAGTATCAGAAGTGGCTGGAAAAACTGAAAAAAGAGATTTTTATTAAAATAAATGAATCCTGA
- a CDS encoding peptidyl-prolyl cis-trans isomerase, whose product MNIKRTLLIVFLALSFLALACRRGEEIPEDLVAQVNDRYLRLAQVKQSVPQGLPEDLALSLKKNIISKWVENETLYQMAMDEGVSLSEYQEFLVQEYRKSLIVQNLVDQKINKSYTISHQQIEEYYKNHRDEFRREEDEAHIIHLFMDQYDQAIFKEIKNAKDLMAIIKKYYFDEKSSIEQPNGDLGYVPLSQLPDPIVKTIKRLKTGKISRPVKIGDGYHFIQLIDYQKKGTVRSLDVVKDEIILRLKKRARDEKYQELVRDAQQKVQIQTYLSKIQ is encoded by the coding sequence ATGAACATAAAAAGAACGCTTTTAATCGTATTTTTAGCGCTCAGTTTTTTGGCGCTGGCATGTCGGCGTGGCGAAGAAATTCCGGAAGACCTGGTTGCCCAGGTTAACGACCGCTATCTGCGTCTGGCGCAGGTGAAGCAGAGCGTGCCGCAGGGATTGCCGGAAGACCTGGCGCTCTCGCTTAAGAAAAATATTATCTCCAAATGGGTTGAAAACGAAACCCTCTACCAGATGGCTATGGACGAAGGTGTATCTCTAAGCGAATATCAGGAATTTCTGGTGCAGGAATATCGCAAATCGCTGATTGTTCAAAATCTGGTTGATCAAAAGATCAACAAATCGTACACCATTTCGCATCAGCAAATTGAAGAGTATTACAAAAATCACCGGGATGAATTCCGCCGCGAGGAAGACGAAGCGCATATTATCCATCTTTTTATGGATCAATACGACCAGGCCATTTTTAAAGAGATCAAAAATGCAAAGGATTTAATGGCCATCATTAAAAAATATTATTTTGACGAAAAATCCAGCATTGAACAGCCCAATGGCGATCTGGGCTATGTGCCTCTTTCGCAACTGCCCGATCCCATCGTAAAAACCATAAAAAGGCTGAAAACCGGTAAGATTTCCAGGCCGGTTAAAATAGGCGACGGCTACCATTTTATTCAATTGATTGACTATCAGAAAAAAGGCACCGTGCGCAGCCTGGACGTGGTAAAAGATGAGATTATTCTGCGTTTGAAAAAACGAGCGCGAGACGAAAAATACCAGGAACTGGTGAGGGACGCCCAGCAAAAGGTGCAAATTCAGACATATTTAAGTAAAATCCAATAA
- a CDS encoding peptidylprolyl isomerase — protein MKKILAVVGLMVGLYILSGCGLSDDTVAKVGKETITVDDYKFVLQRRFPGKAIAKIDSAQRWSILNYMIEKYLQANAAKDLGLDTTRLYLSELANFQARLIGNKYFEKVIVDVLVPEDEIREAFEKQRDEVKARHILIQYKGARNSKAKRSKEEALKLAEKVAREAKSGKTSFNYLAEKYSDDPSAKGNKGDLGYFTWGQMVDEFQKAAFSMKPGEISDPVETPYGYHIIKVEDRRKNPFFDENNYQWQKKDIKRNRYFAHQDTALKMWDAHKKALKEKYHAELVKANIDSVARLAKKKQQNGYYKPKNYSKAEKQIVLASWNNGELLLDDLFLMYEGKRFAALQRRLTNPQKLEQTVDQIMLARLIENEARKMGLFEDFEVKTNLKDYKVQKLSALAYSKEVKQKVEPTEEEIKAYYEKHADEFVKPAEIEIWEISLKDKKKAEKVLRLARQGYNFEKLAEKYTEDKYYKKKKGYLGFKTKNRRGAVSQEAFKLGENKIGGPVRYRNMYVVFKTGKLHPETIRSYEEAYPQIKVRVRNKKLKERREQWLAELKDRYTVKINKKVVDNLQ, from the coding sequence ATGAAGAAGATTTTAGCGGTTGTAGGTTTAATGGTCGGCCTGTATATTCTGTCAGGTTGCGGTTTGTCAGACGACACGGTTGCCAAAGTTGGCAAAGAAACCATTACGGTGGACGATTACAAATTTGTTTTGCAACGACGATTTCCGGGTAAGGCAATTGCTAAAATTGATTCCGCCCAGCGTTGGAGCATTTTAAATTATATGATCGAAAAATATCTTCAGGCCAATGCCGCCAAAGACCTGGGGCTGGATACCACGCGTCTGTATTTGAGCGAATTAGCCAACTTTCAGGCGCGCTTAATCGGAAATAAATATTTCGAAAAAGTAATCGTCGATGTATTGGTTCCCGAAGATGAAATTCGTGAAGCCTTTGAAAAACAGCGCGACGAAGTAAAAGCCCGGCATATCTTAATCCAGTACAAGGGCGCGCGCAACAGCAAGGCCAAACGCTCTAAAGAAGAAGCCCTGAAGCTGGCAGAAAAAGTTGCCCGCGAAGCCAAAAGCGGCAAAACCAGCTTTAACTATCTGGCCGAAAAATATTCGGACGATCCCTCCGCCAAAGGAAACAAGGGCGACCTGGGCTATTTTACCTGGGGGCAAATGGTCGATGAATTCCAGAAAGCTGCCTTTTCCATGAAACCCGGCGAAATTTCTGATCCCGTAGAAACGCCTTACGGTTACCACATCATCAAAGTGGAAGACCGACGTAAAAATCCCTTTTTTGATGAAAATAATTACCAGTGGCAAAAGAAAGACATCAAACGAAATCGCTATTTTGCGCATCAGGACACGGCTTTAAAGATGTGGGATGCGCACAAAAAAGCCTTAAAAGAAAAGTATCACGCTGAGCTGGTTAAAGCCAATATCGATTCGGTGGCCCGTTTGGCCAAAAAGAAACAGCAAAACGGCTACTACAAACCCAAAAACTACAGCAAAGCAGAAAAACAAATTGTTCTGGCCAGCTGGAACAACGGAGAGCTGTTGTTAGACGATCTGTTTTTAATGTATGAAGGAAAACGTTTTGCCGCGTTGCAAAGAAGACTCACCAACCCTCAAAAGCTGGAGCAAACGGTTGATCAAATAATGCTGGCCCGCTTAATCGAAAACGAAGCGCGCAAAATGGGATTGTTTGAGGACTTTGAGGTAAAGACCAATTTAAAAGATTATAAAGTGCAAAAACTTTCTGCGCTGGCTTACAGCAAAGAGGTTAAGCAAAAGGTCGAACCCACCGAAGAAGAAATAAAGGCCTACTACGAAAAACATGCCGATGAATTCGTAAAACCGGCGGAAATTGAAATCTGGGAAATTTCCTTAAAAGACAAAAAGAAAGCCGAAAAGGTGCTGCGCCTGGCCAGGCAGGGCTACAACTTTGAAAAATTAGCCGAGAAGTACACGGAAGATAAATATTACAAAAAGAAAAAAGGTTACCTTGGTTTTAAAACAAAGAACCGTCGCGGAGCTGTTTCGCAGGAGGCGTTTAAATTAGGCGAAAATAAAATCGGCGGACCGGTAAGGTATCGCAATATGTACGTGGTTTTCAAAACCGGAAAGTTGCATCCGGAAACCATCCGCAGCTACGAAGAAGCCTATCCTCAGATTAAAGTACGCGTTCGTAACAAAAAGTTAAAAGAACGACGCGAACAGTGGCTGGCTGAACTAAAGGATCGCTACACCGTTAAAATAAACAAAAAAGTGGTGGATAACTTACAATGA